Proteins encoded together in one Bombus vancouverensis nearcticus chromosome 14, iyBomVanc1_principal, whole genome shotgun sequence window:
- the EMC5 gene encoding ER membrane protein complex subunit 5, which yields MPATALHKFITLMGLLSILHTAYSAAQHRSYLRITEQEFITLPIDILIQGIISLFMVMYGVMYIAGDFKEIRAVVDLENKSWETLRNLPSFQIFSHRGRSLSS from the exons ATGCCTGCAACCGCTTTACACAAATTTATAACGTTGATGGGACTATTGTCAATATTACATACAGCATATTCAGCTGCCCAAC ATCGTTCGTATTTACGGATAACTGAACAGGAATTCATTACCTTACCAATTGAT ATTTTAATACAAGGCATTATCAGTTTATTTATGGTTATGTATGGAGTAATGTATATTGCCGGTGattttaaggaaattcgagCAGTGGTTGATTTAGAAAACAAATCGTGGGAAACATTAAGAAATCTTCCATCATTTCAAATATTCAGTCATCGTGGAAGATCTTTATCTTCTTAA
- the Prosalpha4 gene encoding proteasome alpha4 subunit encodes MTARYDRAITVFSPDGHLLQVEYAQEAVRKGSSAVGVRGNDVVVLGVEKKSIAKLQEERTVRKICLLDEHVVMAFAGLTADARVLINRAQVECQSHRLTVEDPVTLEYITRYIAGLKQKYTQSNGRRPFGISCLLAGFDYDGVPHLYQTEPSGIYYEWKANATGRNAKTVHEFLQKYYTPEEVATEKGTIKLAIRALLEVVQSGRKNLEIAVMRRGQPLQMLDLDTIGEYVTEIEREKEAEAEKKKQKK; translated from the exons atGACAGCAAGGTACGATAGAGCTATCACGGTATTTTCACCAGATGGGCATTTGCTACAAGTGGAATATGCACAAGAAGCCGTGAGAAAAGGTTCTTCTGCG GTTGGCGTTCGTGGTAACGACGTAGTCGTTTTAGGTGTTGAAAAGAAGTCCATTGCAAAACTTCAAGAAGAACGGACAGTTCGTAAGATATGTCTCTTAGATGAACATGTTGTAATGGCATTTGCAG GCTTGACAGCAGATGCAAGAGTACTAATTAATCGAGCACAAGTTGAGTGTCAGAGTCACAGATTAACTGTAGAAGATCCAGTTACATTGGAATATATAACTAGGTACATTGCAg GTTTGAAACAGAAATATACACAAAGTAATGGTAGAAGACCATTTGGAATATCATGTCTGTTAGCTGGTTTTGATTATGATGGTGTTCCACACCTGTATCAAACAGAACCCTCAGGCATTTATTATGAGTGGAAG gCAAACGCAACAGGTCGAAATGCTAAAACAGTTCAtgaatttttacaaaaatattatacacCAGAAGAAGTAGCGACAGAAAAAGGAACGATAAAATTGGCTATTAGAGCTTTACTAGAAGTTGTACAATCAGGAAGAAAAAATTTAGAAATCGCCGTAATGCGACGCGGTCAACCTCTACAG ATGCTAGATTTAGATACCATTGGAGAATATGTTACTGAAattgagagagaaaaagaagcagAAGCTGAAAAGAAGAAGCAAAAGAAGTGA